In Halobaculum rubrum, the following are encoded in one genomic region:
- the cyaB gene encoding class IV adenylate cyclase — MYEVEVKVPADHDGIRARLADIDATRVRRVRQVDTYYDAPHRDFAETDEALRIRRETVAGDTNAAGNDEPGAAADGDGDGDGDGDTETKITYKGPLVEAESKTREEFETAVVDGDAAEGLFGGLGFSPAATVEKDRESFSVDGYTVTLDDVARVGEFVEVEREATEAEIESAREGAYAALRKLGLDPDDQIRTSYLGLLLQSQDLPNNSSE, encoded by the coding sequence ATGTACGAGGTGGAGGTGAAAGTCCCCGCCGACCACGACGGCATCCGCGCCCGACTCGCGGACATCGACGCGACCCGCGTCCGGCGCGTTCGACAGGTGGACACCTACTACGACGCGCCGCATCGCGACTTCGCCGAAACGGACGAGGCGCTCCGGATCCGGCGCGAAACCGTCGCCGGGGACACGAACGCAGCCGGCAACGACGAACCGGGAGCCGCCGCGGACGGGGATGGAGATGGGGACGGCGACGGGGACACCGAGACGAAGATCACCTACAAGGGTCCGCTCGTCGAGGCCGAGTCGAAGACGCGCGAGGAGTTCGAGACGGCCGTCGTCGACGGCGACGCCGCCGAAGGTCTCTTCGGGGGGCTCGGCTTCTCGCCCGCGGCGACCGTCGAGAAGGACCGTGAGTCCTTCTCGGTCGACGGCTACACCGTCACGCTCGACGACGTGGCCCGCGTCGGCGAGTTCGTCGAAGTGGAGCGCGAGGCGACGGAGGCGGAGATCGAGTCGGCTCGCGAGGGCGCGTACGCGGCCCTCCGTAAGCTGGGGCTCGATCCCGACGATCAGATCCGAACTTCGTACCTCGGGCTCCTGCTTCAGTCGCAAGACCTGCCGAACAATTCCTCAGAGTAA